The window TCTCGGCATCGATCCAATGAACGTCCTCAATCAGTATAACCAAGGGCGTTAGACGCTCTTGATGAAAAATAAGGGCCCTTATTGCCTCGATGATCTTGTTGCGCCTCTCCGGCGGTTCAAGTGTTTTCCAATTCTCATCGTCGCTGCTCAGATCCAGCAATGAAAAAATAGCCGGAAGGTGGATCATCAGCTTCGGGTCAAACCGCGCAACCTGTGCTCTGGTGCGGCTGGCCGCAGAATCCGGCGTATCGCCGGCACCCACTCTAAAGATTGCTCGCATCAGGGTGCTGACGGGATAGTAGCTCGAGTTCGTGCGTTGCGGAGCACAGGCTGTTTGGAGCACCAGCCATTCGTCGGAAACATTCGCGATAAATTCATGAACCAAACGCGATTTGCCAATTCCCGCGCCGCCGACGATCGTCACTGTTTGCCCGTTTGCGGTCGCTGCTCCATCCAACGCATCCTTCAGGTGACCCAATTCGGTCCGACGTCCGACCAGCGTGCTCAATCCGCCGGACGATCTCGCCTGCCATCGTGTTCGCGGGCGCATCGCCACCAACTCATACGTCTCAACCGGGCCCGATACCCCCTTGGCGGCTACAGCTCCGAGCGAAAGCGCGCTGATAAAGCCCTTTGCAAGTTGGAATACGTCTGACGTCAGCTTGATCGAGTCCGGAGCGGCGAGTTCTTCCATCCTGGCGGCCAGGTGAACCGTTTTCCCAACCGCGTCGTAATTCATGGCCAGATTGTTGCCGATTGAATGAATGACAACCTGTCCGGAATTGATGCCAATTCGGATCTCGATATTGCGCTGACTGGAACGGTTGAATTCCCCGACCGCTTCTCGTATGGCGAGTGCTGCCCGGCAGGCCTGAACGGCATGGTCTTCGCTCGCGATGGGGGCGCCGAACAGCGCCATGATGCCGTCGCCACGCGTTTGATTGACCAGGCCATCGTGCTGATGGACGGCGTCCATAAGTCGCTTGAGGATGGGGCCGATTACCTCGAGCGCCTCCTCCGGATCCAGCCGGTCTATAAGTTCGGTCGATCCGCGAATATCGGCGAATAAGACCGTTACGTGCTTCCGCTCGCCCAGCATGGATGTGCCAGAACGAAGGATGCGATCAACGAGGTCCGTAGGGACGTTCGATTGCAGAAAGGATAGAGCGTGAACACCAAACGCTGTTGGGGCTGCCCTTGGCCGCCCGCAACCACCGCAAAACCGCGCAGTCGCCGGCATGACGAAGCCGCAATGGCCGCATTGGCTTGCGACGTCGTTCGTCGTACCGTCTTGTCCAGCACCTATCACTAGCTGCACCCTTCGAGCTATGAATAGGTTTTATGCTATCGTGCAGCGATAGCAAGACCGCCAAGTAGCAGTTGCAACGGAGGGGGGCCTCTTCGTTCTTCGGGTTTGGACGAGCGCAACCAGGCCGGCGTCTAAAACCACCATAATGATGGCCGCCGCAAGAAGCTCTAGAGCGCTTATCTGTTCAGCATGATCGAAACGCACAACGCCACCTGAGCGGAGTATGATCGCTCGGCGGCGTTGGCCAAACACTACCCTAATCCCTTGGTGTCTTCCCACTTGCTGAATGATCTGGACCAGTTGCGTGTTTGATCTCGGAACCAAGCCTCATCGGAAGCGTTACAAAGGTAGGCGGAGGTCGAGTCATGAGAGACGACTCTGAAAGCGCCAAAACATTGACATTTCTCGTGGGACTAGCGGCCGTAGTGATCTTGGCATTCGCTGTTACTATGCGTGGCATCGATCCTCCGGTAGCAGTCACCGAGTCGCCCCCCGGCACAACGGGGCTAGCTCATCCGCACCCACCGTTGGATAGAGCTCCAGCGCAGCCGGTGATGAACTAGCTGACGTGTGCTATGGTGTCGCTCCCTCACGCCCGTGGTGATCGCGCTGGGCATCACTCTTGATTTCGCGACTCGTCGATTACCGATTCGAGTGAGGTAGCCGCGCGGGTCATCTGTTGCGGACAGCCGCGACGAGACGGAACGTATCCGCCGTGGTTAGTATCGGCCAACGAAGGAGCGCCGGAGAGAAGCTGAGTTATTTCTTCAGCGTGAATTTCGCCCGCAATTCGATCGATATTTTGTCAGCGAGGTCTTGGGCGTATTGCGCATGCTTTGGCGCCGTGATGACAGTCGCCCTCCAACCGAGAATGGGGTCTGGCTGTACCGACACGTAAATACCACCACCAACGATCCGTTGAGCGATCATTTCCTCCAGTTCGTAGTCAGTCTTTTCTTCCTTGCCCACGACAAGAATCCGCGATGCACCAACATTTTCGGATCGAAATGGGGCGGCGTTTCGATAGCGCGGATCACAAGATCGAGAGTACCGGGTGCGACAAAGCACCTCCAATCACGGAGGAAAATGCTGCATGAGCGACTCGTTTCGAAATAGGGCAAAGCCTTGGATGTTGCCTTGCTTCGGGCGGTTATTGCTCCGCACTTTGCGGACTTTGCGTTCGACCCAGGTGATGTCCGCTCAGGGGGAGGCAGTAGAAATATATCCAGTCGCGAACTGGCAAACAAATCATAGAAGCGACATAGCTGACATTAAAGATCTGGAGACTCGGAGCTGTTTTCAATTCGGCTTGCCTGCTGATGACCGGACGATCAGACTGGAAGAAAGAATATGCTTGCTTTTCTCGATCTGTTTTCCATCGATCATGTCGATCAGGAGGTTTGCTGCCTGCAGACCTAATTCGCGGGATGGCGTGTGCATGGTCGTGAGAGGCGGATACACCGCATCCATGAACAGCATGTCATTCATGCCGATCAGCGAAATATCGCCCGGGCATTTAATTCCGCGATGGTTGATCGCGCTCAGGCAACCGATCGCCAACATATCGTTACCGGCGACGATGGCCGTGATGGCTCGGTGCTGATCCAGCAATTCGCAGCAAGCCGAATGTCCCTCATCGACAGTGAATGCCCGGCCGAATTTTGCGATCACCTCGCTGTCAGCGCCGAACGCTGTCTTGCAGGCCTTTCGAAATCCCCTGTAGCGATTGCGCCCGGTCGACAAGTTCTGCGGTCCGCCAACGTGAGCGATCTCACGGTGGCCGAGTTCGACCAGATGGCGAACGGCTTGTGCCATCGCTTCGGCGTCATCGACGCGAACGCTCGGAATCTCTGGCCGCTCGGGATCGCGGAAGACCGCCACCGTCGGCACACCGGCTAGCAGGCACTTGTCGACCAGAGGATCCTTGAGTTTGAACGTTGCCACAATCAGTCCATCGACGCCCTGGCTGATGAAGCGGTCGATCAATGCCGCTTCCCGCATGGAATCGTTGTCCGTATTGCCAACGAATACGACATATCCGATCTCGCCAAGTCGGTCTTCGATCGCGCGTACGATTGGCGGATGAATCGGATCGCCGAGATTGGACACGATCACGCCGATAGTTCGTGTTTTCTGCGTTCGCAGCGCCGATGCCATCGCATTCTGACGATAGCCAAGCCGTTCCACGCACGCCGAAATACGCTCGATCATTTCCGGTGAGATCAGATGCCGCTTCGCCGGGTTGAGGGCGCGTGAGACCGTCGACCAGTGAACTCCGGCCTGTTCGGCCACATCGATGATCGTCACCCGCGACATCCGCGGCGTTGCCTTGATCTTCGTCTTCTTTGCGCGGTCCATTCCGGTCCTTCTACGCCCAATCCGAGGTGAGCATCTGTCGCAGCGCGGATGCTGGCAACGAATTGTAATCGAACTCTGTGGTGGTGGCGAATACCCCACATGTTGCAAAGCAAGATGAGGGGTATTCCTTGCTGCTTACAATGGCGTGCAAAAAAAGCAGAAAAATGCCGTTGACAAACGTGTGCATGAAATCAAGACTGAGGACGAGGAAGCGGAAGGCGCTGTCGTCAGGCATGACCCGATAAGGCGCCGCCTATGGGCCACGAAGATGGCCCGCGTGAAGGACGGCAAACTTGAAGCAGCTCGCTCATCAAAAAGCGTTGCGGCGCGCGACCCTTCGATCGGTCGCGCGATCGGCTGCGCTTGACTGCGGCGGGCGCCGATGACGCGCGTTCTGATCAAAGATGCGACCATCGTCACGATGGACGACGCGCTGGGCGATCTGCCGGGCGGGGATTTGCTGGTTGAGGATGGCCGCATCGCCGCCGTGCGACCACATATCGATGCCGACGATGCCGAGATCATCGATGGCCGTGGGCGTATCTTGATTCCCGGGCTCATCAATGCCCACATGCACACATGGCAAACCGCGCTGCGCGGCCACGCATCCAATTGGACCCTGCCGGAATATTTCGGCAAAATGCATGCCGGCCTGGCAACGGTTTTTCGACCGGACGACATTCACATCGCGACGCTCCTCGGTGCGCTCAATCAGATCGATTGTGGAGCGACGACGCTGGTTGATTGGTGCCATAACAACCCAACCCCGGCGCATACCGACGCTGCTGTGGCCGCACTGTCGGAAAGCGGCATCCGCGCGGCGTTCTTTCATGGTTCGCCAAAGCCGGATCCGAAGCCCGGCCAGCGCCACTTTTCCGAGGTGCCGCATCCGCGGGATGAGGTCAAGCGGCTGCTTGCCGGCCCGTTTGCAGACCGCTCGGGATTGCTCACCTTGGGCCTCGCAGTTCTCGGGCCGCACTACTCGACACTTGATGTTGCGCGGCAGGATTTCGCACTGGCGCGCGAATTCGAACTGGTTGCGTCGATGCATCAGGGCGGCGGGGCGGCGCGCACGCCCGAGGGCTGGGGCATCCTGATGAAGGAAGGCCTGGTCGGGCCGCGCGTGAATATCGTGCACGGGAACAATCTGACCGACGAAGAGCTACGCCGTTTCGTGGATCTTGGCGTGTCGTTTTCCGTGACGCCCGAGAACGAAATGATCCAGGGCCACGGCTTTCCGATCACCGGGCGTTTGCTGCAACTCGGCGCCGCACCTTCGCTCGGGGTCGATCTGGAGTCGGTGATTTCGGGCGACATGTTCTCAGTGGCGCGAATTGCGCTGACGACGCAGCGTGCGCTTGACAACCGCGTCGTTCGCAGCGAGCGCGACGAAATCCCGGCTACATCGACCATTCGTGTACGTGAAGCCTTGCGCTGGGCTACGCTCGAAGGGGCGCGCATGCTTGGCCTCGATGGGCGCGTGGGATCGCTGACCCCCGGCAAAGAGGCCGATCTAGTGATCCTGGACGCGACGGCGCTGAATCTCTGGCCTGTTCACGATCCGGTTTCGACGGTCGTGATGCAGGCCGGCCCGGCTAATATTGAAGCGGTGATGATTGCCGGCGCGTGGAAGAAGCGAGATAGCCGTCTGTTGCTCGCGGATCGGCAACGCAAGATGGATGCGCTTGCTGCGTCCGGCCGGAGAATCATCGACGACATGAACAAGATCAACAGGGCGGCATGACAAGTGAGTAAAACATCACGCATCGGATGGATCGGCGTCGGCAAGATAGGATTGCCCATGGTCGTGCTGGCGAAGCAGGCAGGCTTCGACGTCACGGCTTATGATCGTAGCCAGGACAGGCTGGCACTTGCTTCTGCGCAGGGATTGGCGTCAGCCACGAGTGCGATTGCTACTGCTTCGGGCAAGGACGTCGTTTTTACTTCGCTGCCAGACGACAAGGTATTGCGCGGCGCGATGTTCGGCGCCGATGGCATTGTTGCGGCGATGTCGCCGGACGCCGTCCTGGTCGAGACAAGCACCGTGAGTGCTGAAATTTCCGCTGAGCTCGCCACGGCGGCCAAGGACAAGGGCATTCACTATCTGCGCGCACCTGTCTCCGGAAATGCCAGCATTGCTCATACCGGCGCGCTGACGTGTTTTGTGTCCGGTCCGAAGCCGGCATTTGAACGGGTGCGGCCGGTACTCGGAAGTTTCACACGAGCGCAGACCTATCTCGGCCAGGCCGAGGAGGCGCGTTACGCGAAGCTCGCAGTCAATCTGATGATCGCCGTGTCAGCGGGTATGATGGCGGAAAGCCTCGCGCTGGCGCGCAAGGGAGGTATTGCGTGGCAGGACATTCTCAACGTTCTGGATGACAGCGCCGTGGCTTCGCCGATGGTCAAGTACAAGACCGCGCCGCTGCGCAGCCGGGATTTCGAATCGACGTTTTCCTGTCGTCAGATGGCCAAGGATCTCGACCTCATCATCGGTGCCGGCCACGGCGTCGATGTTCCGCTGCCCCTCGCGGCTTACATGCGCGAAGTCTATGGCTCGCTGATCGCGCAAGGTGAAGGCGAGGTTGATTTCATCGCCCCAGTTCGTCAGGCCGAGCGCCTGTCCGGCCTAGGCGAGCCCGAGAAGGGGAATGCCCAATGAGGAATTTCAACGAATTTACCATCACCGACGCCGTGCTGGAGCGTGTGGCTGGCGCTTCCGTCGAGCGCACCAGGCAGGTCAGCGAAGCGCTGGTCCGGCATCTGCATGCCTTTGTCCGCGAGATCCAGCCGACCCAGGCAGAGTGGGAAAGCGGAATCGATTTTCTGACCCGCACGGGCCATATGTGCGACGAAAACCGCCAGGAATTTATCTTGCTCTCCGACGCGCTTGGCGTTTCGATGCTGGTCGACGCGATCAATCATCGATTGCCGGAAGGCGCCACGGAGACCACCGTGCTGGGTCCGTTCTTCGTTCAGCGAGCGCCCGAGCATGAGCTCGGTGCAGATATTTCCGGTCAGATGCAAGGCCAGCCGCTGCTGGTCACCGGCTCGGTGTCTTCGCCGGAAGGGCGGCCACTGGCGGGCGCGACAGTTGATGTGTGGCATTCAGACAATGATGGCTATTATGACGTCCAGCAACTGGACAAGATCGGCGATCTCGCCATGCGCGCCAGGTTTCGCACCGATCAAAACGGCCGCTTCTGGTTCTGGACGATCAAGCCCGCCGCCTATCCGATTCCGCACGACGGTCCGGTCGGCGATATGCTGGAAGCACAGGGTCGACACCCGTGGCGGCCGGCGCATGTTCACTTCATGATCGCGGCCCCGGATTACGAACAACTCGTCACCCATGTTTTCGAAGCGGGCGACAAGTATCTCGACTCCGATGTGGTGTTCGGGGTCAAGGACAGTCTGATCCGCGACTACAAGGAAATGCCGCCCGGTATTGCCGCGGATGGCACGACAATGGCTCGACCATATCGGCATTTGAATTACGACTTCGGACTTAAGTCCGATGCCGCGGCTGTCTGCGCCGCCTAGTTTGCGGATGCGGTTCTGAGTTAGCGCGAGAGTCCGATCAACGGGCCGGGCGCAGGGATGGAAACGATGGGCGTCATAGAGAACGTCGCGAGTGTTGCCGAGAGACTGACCGCCATCTTCGGATCGCGTGCGACGATTGCGCGCGGCACACTTGATGGCCATGGGGGAAGCGAGGCCTATCACGCGTCCGCGCCACCGGATGTTGTTGTCTTTCCTGAGACGACCGAAGACGTCAGGCGCATCGTCGAGATCTGCGCCAGAATGGGCATGCCCATGGTCGCCTTTGGCGCCGGTACGTCGCTCGAAGGCAATACGTCCGCGATCTATGGCGGCGTCTGTCTTGATTTCTCCCGGATGAACAAGATCGTCGCGGTTCATGGCGACGACCTCGACGTCGTGGTTCAGCCCGGCATCACCCGCAAGCAACTCAACGCGCAATTGCGCGACACCGGACTGTTCTTTCCGATCGATCCGGGTGCGGACGCTTCGATTGGGGGGATGTCGTCGACACGGGCCTCCGGCACCATGGCCGTGCGCTACGGCACCATGAAGGACAACGTCCTCGCGCTCGAGGTCGTACTGGCCGATGGCCGGGTCATCAGGACCTGCAAGCGCGCCCGCAAGTCCGCCGCCGGTTACGATCTGACGCGGCTGTTCGTCGGGGCCGAGGGGACGCTCGGAATCATTACCGAGGTGACGCTGAAACTGCATCCGCGCCCGCAGGCGATCTCGTCCGCCGTATGCAGCTTCGATACGCTGGACGATGCCGTGGGCACCGCGATCTCCGTGATTCAGGCCGGTGTGCCGGTGGCCCGCATGGAACTGCTCGATGATACCATGATGCGCGGCATCAACGCCTATGCGAAGCTTTCCTATCGCGAGGCGCCGACGCTGTTCTTCGAATTCCACGGCACTGACGCGTGGGTGAATGAACAGGCCGATATCGCCGAGGAAATCGCGGCGGATCATCGCGGGCAGGGGTTTCAATGGGCGACCGCGCCCGAGGACCGCTCGCGGCTGTGGCACGCGCGCGACAACACGCTCTATGCCGGGCTCGGCCTCAGGCCGGGCACGCAAGCGATGATCACCGACGTCTGCGTTCCGGTTTCGCGGCTCGCCGAATGCCTGCTGGAAACCAAGAACGATCTGGCTGCAGCCGGGTTGACGGCACCGATCGTCGGTCATGTCGGCGACGGCAATTTCCATGTCCTCATTCTGATCGATCCCAACGATGCCGACGAAATGACGCGCGCAAAACAGGTTCATCGCCGCATGGTCGAACGTGCGATTGCCTTTGACGGCACCTGCACCGGCGAACACGGGATAGGGCTCGGCAAGATCGATTTCCTTGAGCAGGAGCTCGGAGAGGCCGTCGATGTCATGCGCACGCTGAAGAACGCGCTCGACCCCGCCAATCTGATGAATCCCGGCAAGATTTTCAGAGCTGCTTCGGCCGGACAGAGAACCCCCCTATGAACGTGCTTGCGCAAATGCCCGATGCTGCCGGAGCCTCCGTCCCGTTGTTCGAGCTGCGCGGCATCTCAAAGTCGTTCCCGGGCGTCAAGGCGCTCGACGACGTCTCGTTCGTGATCCGGCCCGGCGAAGTTCACATGCTGCTCGGTGAAAACGGCGCCGGCAAATCGAGCCTGATGAAGGTGCTATGTGGCGCTTACAGCGCCGACGACGGCGAATTCTTTCTAAATGGCAGCAAGGTGGAAATCAGGTCTGCCGCGGATGCCCGGCGGCTCGGCATCGCCGTGATCTTCCAGGAATTCTCGCTGGTTCCCTATCTCGACATCGCGCAGAACATCTATCTCGGTCGCGAGCCGAGGGGGCGGATACCCGGCACCATCGACCGCCGCAGAATCCTGCGTGACGCGAAAACGCTGTTGCGGACCATCGGATTCGACATCGATCCGTCAACTCCGGTCCACAAGCTTGGCGTCGCCCAGCAGCAGATGGTGGAGATCGCCAAGGCGCTGAGCCAGGATGCCCGCATTCTGGTGATGGACGAACCGACGGCCGCGCTGTCCGACCGCGAGACCGAGTTGCTGTTCGCGGTGATCGCGCAGCTCAAGTCGAAGGGCGTCGCGATCGTCTACATTTCGCATCGCATGGCCGAGGTGTTTTCGCTCGGCGACCGCATCACTGTCCTGCGCGATGGCAAGCGAGTGGGGGAAGCCCGGCCCGGCCAGTCCTCGCCCGACAAGTTGATCCGGTTGATGGTGGGACGGAATGTCGACACCAGCTATCCCCGTGACTTCGCCGCGGAGCCGGGCGCCGTTGTACTGGAGGTCTCGAATGTTTCGGCCTCGAGCGGAATTTGCGACATCAATCTCGTGGTCAGAGCGGGCGAGATCGTCGGGCTTTGCGGCCTGGTCGGTTCCGGCCGCACCGAGGTCGCCCGCGCGATCTTCGGCGCCGACAGGATCGCTGCCGGTGAAATCCGTGTCGATGGCCAGCTTCGCAGCGGAGGACCTGACAAGGCGTCGCGACTAGGAATCGCACTGATCCCGGAAAGCCGCAAGGCCGAAGGCCTCGCGCTCATTCGTTCCGTTGGCGACAATCTGGTGGTGTCTGCCCTGCAGAGACTGTTTCCGCTCGGATTGTTCGTGCCGCAAAAAGCGAGAGAAGAAAGCGGCCGCCTGGTTCGCCAACTACGTGTTGCGACGCCATCGACGAAGCAGCCAGTCGGTCTGCTGTCCGGCGGCAACCAGCAAAAGGTCGTCATCGGCAAATGGCTGGCGGCCGGCGCCAAGGTCTTCATCTTCGATGAGCCGACCAGGGGCATCGATGTGGGCGCGAAGGCCGAAATCTTTGCGCTGATCGACGGCCTCGTCGCCAAGGGCGCTGCGGTTCTGATGATTTCATCGGAGCAGGTGGAGATCGTGCATGTCTGTGACCGGGCTTATGTGATGCGGGATGGTCGCATCGTTGGCGAGCTGTCGCGTCAAGAATTGTCGGAAGAGAACATCGTCAGGCTGGGAATGCATCATGCATGAGATTTCTCTCAACTCGCCAATGGCTGCGATCCGGCGCATTCCCGGCGTCGCGGTGATGTTGATCGTTTTGATCGCAGGTTTTGCCGCGAGCAGTCCTGGCTTTCTGTCGGCGCCCAATTTGTCCAATGTTCTGGTGCAGTCGACGGTGCTGCTGCTGATGGCGCTGCCGATGACATTGATCATCATGACCGAAGGTCTTGATCTGTCGATGGGCGCAGTCCTGACGCTGGCATCGCTGGTTGTTGCCATCGTCACGCTCGCCACCGGCTCTGTCCTGCTTGGGCTGCTGGCGGCATGCGCGGTCGGAACGATGTTCGGTGCCGTCAATGGCTGGCTGGTGGCGATTTTGGGCATTCCGCCATTCGTCGCGACACTGGGCACGTTGGGGATGGCGCAGGGCCTGTCGCTGATCGTCAGCGACGGCCAGAGCGTGGTCGGCATGCCGCGCGCGATCCGGGATATCTACTCGGGTACGATAGCCGCAATCCCGCTGCCAATCCTGATGGCGGTTGCCGCCTATGTGGTTTTTCACCTGCTGCTATATCACATGCGGTTAGGCACCTTTGTCTTTGCGCTCGGAGGCAACCGTGATGCGCTGCGTTTCGCAGGTATCAAGGTCGAGCGCGTACTTATCGTGGTTTACGCGATCGGTGGTGCCATGGCGGGCTTGGCCGGCGTGCTGATGACCGCACGCATGAATGCCGGACATCCGACCGCCGGTCTCGGGATGGAATTCGACGCCATCGCGGCCGTGGCGGTCGGCGGCACTTCGTTTGAACGCGGCAACGGCTGGTTGCTGGGAACGCTGCTCGGCGTGCTCACCGTCGGCGTGCTGCGCAACGGTCTCAACCTTCTCGCCATCCCGTCCTCGGTTCAGGTGTCGTGCGTCGGGGTACTCGTCATCATGGCATTGTTTTTCGACGGACTGCGGGGCCGGACATGACCGACACGACCAAGATATTGCCTGGCCGTGCCGGCGGCTTGCATATTTCGGGAGACGTGCTGCAGCTATCGTATCGTCTGCTGGCCGCGCTGCTGATCTGCGTGCTGCTGTCGCTGCTGACGGACTCCTTTCTTTCGCTCAACAACATCCTGAATGTGTTGCGACAGGCCAGCTTGATGTTCTTCGTCGCCGCGGGCCTCACGCTGGTGGTGCTGACGGCCGGGCTTGATCTGTCGATTGGCGCGAATGTCGGCCTGACGGCCTGCCTGGCGGGCACCGTCATTCATGTCACCAGATCGCCGTCGCTGGGTGTGCTGGTGGGAATAGGCGTCGGCGCGGCGATCGGATTCGCCAATGGCATCATGGTCACCGCGCTGCGAATTCCATCGTTCATCGCCACCTACGGCATGTTGTGGATCCTGCAAGGCGTTGCCTACTGGTACATGGCCGGCGAAACCATTCACGGATTTCCGCCAAGCTTTCGCCAGCTCGGCAGCGGCTATTTTCTGGGCCTGCCGATTCCCGTCTATCTGCTGGTAATTTTCCTGGCAGTTGGGACGATCTTCGCGCAACGCACCACCTGGGGGCAGGAGATCTACGCCATCGGCGCCAATCCCGTCGCGGCGCGGTTGTCGGGAATCCCCGTCGCCAGCCGCTTGTTGCTGGTCTACACCATGTCGGGAACGATGGCCGGGCTTGCGTCGATCATCTTTCTGGCGCGACTGAACTCCGCCGAAGCCGACATCGGCGAATCCCTGACATTGCCTGCGATAGCCTCCGTGTTGATTGGTGGCACCTCATTGTTCGGTGGCGTGGGCACCGTGTTCGGCACCTTCATCGGTGCACTGATTTTGACGCTGGTGCTGAACGGCATGAACCTGCTGTCGATCAGCGCGAGCTGGCAGCCGCTTGTCACCGGCGCGATCGTCATTCTCGCCGTCTGGCTCGACCGCATCACAAGGCGGCGGGCCTTCTAACCATCCAACAAACCAAAAAATCACACAGGGAGAATACCATGAAAATGCTGACTTCAGGTCTGGCGCTCGGTCTTGCCGGCTTCGCTTCGATTTCCGCCGCACACGCCGATGGCGAAACCATCGCGGTATTTACAAAGAACCAGACC is drawn from Nitrobacteraceae bacterium AZCC 2146 and contains these coding sequences:
- a CDS encoding hypothetical protein (product_source=Hypo-rule applied) — translated: MGKEEKTDYELEEMIAQRIVGGGIYVSVQPDPILGWRATVITAPKHAQYAQDLADKISIELRAKFTLKK
- a CDS encoding D-lactate dehydrogenase (cytochrome) (product_source=KO:K00102; cath_funfam=1.10.45.10,3.30.43.10,3.30.465.10; cog=COG0277; ko=KO:K00102; pfam=PF01565,PF02913; superfamily=55103; tigrfam=TIGR00387), with translation MGVIENVASVAERLTAIFGSRATIARGTLDGHGGSEAYHASAPPDVVVFPETTEDVRRIVEICARMGMPMVAFGAGTSLEGNTSAIYGGVCLDFSRMNKIVAVHGDDLDVVVQPGITRKQLNAQLRDTGLFFPIDPGADASIGGMSSTRASGTMAVRYGTMKDNVLALEVVLADGRVIRTCKRARKSAAGYDLTRLFVGAEGTLGIITEVTLKLHPRPQAISSAVCSFDTLDDAVGTAISVIQAGVPVARMELLDDTMMRGINAYAKLSYREAPTLFFEFHGTDAWVNEQADIAEEIAADHRGQGFQWATAPEDRSRLWHARDNTLYAGLGLRPGTQAMITDVCVPVSRLAECLLETKNDLAAAGLTAPIVGHVGDGNFHVLILIDPNDADEMTRAKQVHRRMVERAIAFDGTCTGEHGIGLGKIDFLEQELGEAVDVMRTLKNALDPANLMNPGKIFRAASAGQRTPL
- a CDS encoding hydroxyquinol 1,2-dioxygenase (product_source=KO:K04098; cath_funfam=2.60.130.10; cog=COG3485; ko=KO:K04098; pfam=PF00775,PF04444; superfamily=49482); this encodes MRNFNEFTITDAVLERVAGASVERTRQVSEALVRHLHAFVREIQPTQAEWESGIDFLTRTGHMCDENRQEFILLSDALGVSMLVDAINHRLPEGATETTVLGPFFVQRAPEHELGADISGQMQGQPLLVTGSVSSPEGRPLAGATVDVWHSDNDGYYDVQQLDKIGDLAMRARFRTDQNGRFWFWTIKPAAYPIPHDGPVGDMLEAQGRHPWRPAHVHFMIAAPDYEQLVTHVFEAGDKYLDSDVVFGVKDSLIRDYKEMPPGIAADGTTMARPYRHLNYDFGLKSDAAAVCAA
- a CDS encoding hypothetical protein (product_source=Hypo-rule applied; transmembrane_helix_parts=Outside_1_9,TMhelix_10_32,Inside_33_74): MPDDSAFRFLVLSLDFMHTFVNGIFLLFLHAIVSSKEYPSSCFATCGVFATTTEFDYNSLPASALRQMLTSDWA
- a CDS encoding 3-hydroxyisobutyrate dehydrogenase-like beta-hydroxyacid dehydrogenase (product_source=COG2084; cath_funfam=1.10.1040.10,3.40.50.720; cog=COG2084; pfam=PF03446,PF14833; superfamily=48179,51735) is translated as MSKTSRIGWIGVGKIGLPMVVLAKQAGFDVTAYDRSQDRLALASAQGLASATSAIATASGKDVVFTSLPDDKVLRGAMFGADGIVAAMSPDAVLVETSTVSAEISAELATAAKDKGIHYLRAPVSGNASIAHTGALTCFVSGPKPAFERVRPVLGSFTRAQTYLGQAEEARYAKLAVNLMIAVSAGMMAESLALARKGGIAWQDILNVLDDSAVASPMVKYKTAPLRSRDFESTFSCRQMAKDLDLIIGAGHGVDVPLPLAAYMREVYGSLIAQGEGEVDFIAPVRQAERLSGLGEPEKGNAQ
- a CDS encoding hypothetical protein (product_source=Hypo-rule applied; transmembrane_helix_parts=Inside_1_12,TMhelix_13_32,Outside_33_65), whose product is MRDDSESAKTLTFLVGLAAVVILAFAVTMRGIDPPVAVTESPPGTTGLAHPHPPLDRAPAQPVMN
- a CDS encoding LacI family transcriptional regulator (product_source=KO:K02529; cath_funfam=1.10.260.40,3.40.50.2300; cog=COG1609; ko=KO:K02529; pfam=PF00356,PF13377; smart=SM00354; superfamily=47413,53822); translation: MDRAKKTKIKATPRMSRVTIIDVAEQAGVHWSTVSRALNPAKRHLISPEMIERISACVERLGYRQNAMASALRTQKTRTIGVIVSNLGDPIHPPIVRAIEDRLGEIGYVVFVGNTDNDSMREAALIDRFISQGVDGLIVATFKLKDPLVDKCLLAGVPTVAVFRDPERPEIPSVRVDDAEAMAQAVRHLVELGHREIAHVGGPQNLSTGRNRYRGFRKACKTAFGADSEVIAKFGRAFTVDEGHSACCELLDQHRAITAIVAGNDMLAIGCLSAINHRGIKCPGDISLIGMNDMLFMDAVYPPLTTMHTPSRELGLQAANLLIDMIDGKQIEKSKHILSSSLIVRSSAGKPN
- a CDS encoding cytosine/adenosine deaminase-related metal-dependent hydrolase (product_source=COG0402; cath_funfam=2.30.40.10,3.20.20.140; cog=COG0402; pfam=PF01979; superfamily=51338,51556) — encoded protein: MTRVLIKDATIVTMDDALGDLPGGDLLVEDGRIAAVRPHIDADDAEIIDGRGRILIPGLINAHMHTWQTALRGHASNWTLPEYFGKMHAGLATVFRPDDIHIATLLGALNQIDCGATTLVDWCHNNPTPAHTDAAVAALSESGIRAAFFHGSPKPDPKPGQRHFSEVPHPRDEVKRLLAGPFADRSGLLTLGLAVLGPHYSTLDVARQDFALAREFELVASMHQGGGAARTPEGWGILMKEGLVGPRVNIVHGNNLTDEELRRFVDLGVSFSVTPENEMIQGHGFPITGRLLQLGAAPSLGVDLESVISGDMFSVARIALTTQRALDNRVVRSERDEIPATSTIRVREALRWATLEGARMLGLDGRVGSLTPGKEADLVILDATALNLWPVHDPVSTVVMQAGPANIEAVMIAGAWKKRDSRLLLADRQRKMDALAASGRRIIDDMNKINRAA